Within Anguilla anguilla isolate fAngAng1 chromosome 11, fAngAng1.pri, whole genome shotgun sequence, the genomic segment GGgtctgggcttttttttttttgggtgggggggtggggggtgggacgaGGGGGGTTAAGGCAGAAGAAGCTACAGCGGATTTTTCAATCAGTACTTTCTAAGAACTTTCtaagcctgcctgcctgcctgcctgcctgcattCAGACAGCTGGATGAGTTTTGCAGTAAAAAAGCTCTTCTCCTttcttaaacccccccccccccgccaatcCAGCCACCCCCAGACTGGCGtttttcctcttccctcccGGACACAAGGGAAGCCATTGTGGGAGCGGAGCTAGCGCCAGAGTGTGCGCCGCCGAGCTGTGTAGCGGGGGCCAAAGTACACCGCGCTGGCCGGAGAATGGGCGCGCGGCCGGGCCTGCTGCCACCgccggggccccgccccccccgcgccccgtcCCAGCCCCCACGCCCCGCCTGGCACAAAGCGGGcactgttctgaccgccactgCTGTGCCCACCGGCCCGCAGCTCGGTGACTTCTTGACCGATTTCAGTCTACATAAACTgttccccccgctccccccgtcccgtcccttCCCTGACTGAGAGTTCTTATCCTTTTTTTAGGCCTCCGAGAATTCCGCAAAACCATCACGGAACGTTGCTCAACGACGCAGGAAAACACGCTGCAAATCTAATTTGGCTTGCGCCCCTTTCGCCACATCCACCACCTCCGAGCGAGAGGCAGTCCTGTTTAGTGTATATATCGTGCTATGATTCAGCGCCGCGGAGCGCTAATCCACCTCATTCAGCAGTGCCAGTCTGCGCTTTATCAGAACACCTCCGTACAGCTGACCCACAGCTAACTGGCACAGGAGTGAGAGTGGCGTTTCAGGACGCGcttctgttttgttgttgctgggTTCCAACGCGATTCGACGTACAAACATCTGCTATTTTAAAGGAAGAGGAGCTGCgtgtaaatttttaaaattttgcattGGCATTTCACAATCTGCCTACCAGAATATGGCTCTCACGTTTAGATAGCAATCGCCAAGTTCGTACAAAGAAAGAGACggtctattttttttaactctgtgACGTGGGGTTAACAAACATCTGTCATCAATACGGATCAGTCGAGTAAAACCACTTCAGTGtctttgatgaaaaaaaaaaatgaatcgaTAGAGCTCGAGAGACGGCCATTGATTGAAGCGCATCTCTCACGCCGGCTCTCAAAGTAAACCTGGTCAGCGCTAGTCCCCCAGGAAGGAGAGAcgctgtggagagagagcggctcggagaccctgtaccccccccaccaccccccccccctcctccagcacccAGCGGCTGCCTCACTGCCGTTCCACTGAACCTGTGTGgctgtgattagaatgttcttaactcaaCGTTCTAATGGTGATTTAACAATTGCTACTGGCAaccgaaagcaatggagttctagaacactcacttagaattctgggggaaaaaaacattccaaggaacctgctcttcaaagggttaaggccAGCTACTCGTGAAGCCTTCATTCATACCCACAGCGTAGAAGGGCCAGGCCACAGACCGCATGGTTCTGGCTGTTCTCACGAGAAGCAAATTACGTTCTGTGAAAACTTTCATCAAATTGGAATCCCACTTATGCTAATGCTAGAGACTCTAAAGCTAGAGACTCTAAGGTTAGTAATCAGAGctttatctattttttaaaaatcccatcTTCTGAACCTCCACGCTTGAGCAAATATGGAAATACAGCAATATTTTAATCAACTGGGCAATACCACccaatatatattttcagacGTAAAATACCAGAGCCAAAACTGTAAGCACATTAAATAAAGGTCAGCAACAACTTCCACAGAGCTTGTCTATGGAAGTATAAGAGACATAAAATATAACACCTAATACCCCAGCAACAGCTTGCATACTGAAATAAATCAGCTTTTTCAAACTAGCAGGTAGCTAACTGTTAATAACTGTGGCAGCAGAACCAGTTCGCTTAGGAACATTTTTGAAGTTAAAATCAGGTGGTTAAGAGAATTAATGTAATTAGTGgtaaaaagatgttttttttatgtaggTAACCAGGTAACATTCATTCTGTGGTCAGCGTACCAAAACTAACTTTCACACATCATTAGGCCTTACAGACCAAGCTAGTGAAGCCTCACAAAGGTTAATAATGCTTCTGTGTTACTTACAGACAATTGTGTAGCTCAGCCAATGTTAGCTACACATTTTGCACCTTTTGGCCAGCTGGGCActacaaaggaaaataatttatcagtggtattttttttcatacttGTGTGCACTCTGGCGCAAACGCAACCCTGGGTCTTCAGGATCACATTTTCCGTTGTGTAAAATGCAGCTGATTTTTACCTCCGATATAACGAGCAGATTCTAATGTTATAATTCCAGGTTTCAAATGGGAGTTTGACAGGACAGGCGGTGGACTATTTAAATACAGGGTATCAATCTCGTTATCTTCGTCTCAGCGTTTGGGATCTTTACAAAATGGCCGATCCAGAGCGAGAGTCCCTGGTGTGAGATGGCGGTTCCGACAAGGCCAAGAGAGGCACGGGGAACCCTCGCTCGAACCGAGAGCCGGGCGATGGGTGGGCTCACCTCGCCTCGGCCCTGAACCTCACTCCCTGAGACGGTTCCATTTACCCGGGATGGGGGAGGGTAGCTATGACATCATCTACCGCCCCTGCTCCAGGCCCCGCCTACTGCACTGACTCCCGCCCCACCTCATCCTGGCCACTCCGCCGTTTTCACAAGCccgcatttttttatttatttattatttttttcagcgcTCGTTTGTTTGACAGCTGCGGTAAAAGCGacggaataaaataaataaataattcatgcgCCTCGCGGTTCCGCACCAAGGTTACCCGCCACATCAACAGGGCGTTTGATCCAGCTCTTCATCGCATAGCATTAACGCGCCGCGCCGGACAGCGGTAATCCGCCGTGGTTTTTTTGGCGGTTCTTCGGCTTCAAGAATTTTTAACCGCTGAATTATTTACCGTGCGTTCCTTGCGGGAGCAGACCTTCATTATGATCCCCGGGCTAATTATGTACAATATCAGTCTAGTGGTGGGACGGGCTCACAGCATTCACCTGTCACAGCTCAACGCCCTCGCGCCGAACGCCCCGCTAACTCGCCGAGACGCCGATCCTCGGTGCAGAAACGCAGAGCGGCTCGGGTGCATCGACTTTTTCTTCCCGTCATAAAAATTCAGGAACGTGTCCGGGTTCCCGCCCGCCGCACGCCATGGCAGCGGAAGCTTATTCATAATACATCAGCCCACtgcagcgccccccccctcctcctcctcctcctcctcctcactgctgctTCTGAGAGCAGAGCGTCCGTGCGTGGGAGAAAGCTGGGAACTATGGGTGcccagcagagacagagagagaaaaggaaggggagaaagggagaagaagagagagagggagagaaagggaggtagagaaagggagaaggagagggaaagagagaaattgagaggaagaaagggagagaggagagggagggaaaaggagatggtgagaaatggagagaaagagaaagagaaagggagaggcagagaaagggaaagagagagagatgagagagaaatGCTAGCGTGACGCTGCAGAGGAATCCTTACCCAGAGGGAAAGGGCAGGAGACACATGGGGCAGTTCTCcatggtggcggcggcggcggctgcccCAGCTGACGGGCGATGGGTGTGAGCTTTCCCAGAcacgtccccctccccctgggggGGTCTGGCGCGCCCGTGCCGCTCTTCTGGAGCGTGGCTGTCAGACCCGCCCCCCGCGCGCGCGGGCAGCCGCCGTTTGATCCCGCCTCCCTCGGCTCCCCCGCTCCCGGCTCCCGCTAACGAGGCTCCCCCCGCCGCCCGGTTCTCCTCGCGCGctccgccgccccgccccgccccccccgccgccgggACCTTCCGCGAGGACGGAGGGCTCTGAGCCTGCCGTCCCGTCCTGTTCTGTGGCTGGTGGGCGAGGGGTCCTGGGTTCCGCGTGTGCGTCCCCTCTGCTGCCTCCTCCTCAGCGGGGGCAGAGCTCAGACGGCCCTTCTGTGGGGCGGGGTTCGGCAGAGTTGCCGCGCCCTCGGACACCGGACCTGAATCAGCGGGGCGGAGCTGGGCACTGGGCCCACGTGCAGCCAGGACAGGTGAGGAGCCGACAGTCGGTttgggaggagagggaagagggtcCACCTCCTCACTTAAACTGCACCACCTCCATCCACTCTCTTCTTCTACGGAACGCGTCTAAACAgccagagaggaagggagagaacgCGTCATTATTACAGTGCACTTACGCAGACAATGCACTCGTGCTATTTTCTTTCACTCTGACACAGAAAGTGCTAGCCATTTACAGAACATGACGGCGTCGTGTCTCAAgcatttaaagcaaaaaaaaaaaaaaaagcaaaagcaagaTGGAAGAAGCGGACGTTTTAAGGCTGTCAGTCCGTTGGCCATGATTTCCTCACGCCTGGACTCCAGCCCTGGCGCATTAGCCCGCCGCGGGAAGGCTAGCGCGTAGCGGGCGCTCTCCTCCGAGCGGCCCGCGGAATAAATAATTTAGCGTACGCGAGCGTGCATCAGCTACCTGTCAGAGTGATCGGTTCACTGGGCGTGCGTGCCCCAGAACTGCCACTCCCGAGCAAAAGCAGGCCCGCCACCgaccggcggggggggggggggggggggggagagacactCGCCCCCGCCAACTAGCCCCAGCAAAACCCCACACTGTCTTTTTCGCttccttcaaataaaaaaagaaagggaaagaagCGC encodes:
- the si:ch73-70k4.1 gene encoding translation initiation factor IF-2, whose translation is MSEKHLKLKLKRKKAAIQVDKCEQNSSIVVKKSTGVPIPFSSFESDLRSEATEDPYDSKPGEWWDRPDLQAVEKLWAVTLKSATAYVGHSVWETVPDLPPASPLTRSVEEESGWRWCSLSEEVDPLPSPPKPTVGSSPVLAARGPSAQLRPADSGPVSEGAATLPNPAPQKGRLSSAPAEEEAAEGTHTRNPGPLAHQPQNRTGRQAQSPPSSRKVPAAGGAGRGGGAREENRAAGGASLAGAGSGGAEGGGIKRRLPARAGGGSDSHAPEERHGRARPPQGEGDVSGKAHTHRPSAGAAAAAATMENCPMCLLPFPSGFTQMECDSHLAKCLSEMNDDMTW